In Topomyia yanbarensis strain Yona2022 chromosome 2, ASM3024719v1, whole genome shotgun sequence, one DNA window encodes the following:
- the LOC131679585 gene encoding uncharacterized protein LOC131679585: MRRYPSVDQQHAAAVQIVKLFPQLSNTRVTPTAPDESFFFWRNGGKEKGAHTGMIFHRIRNVIKQLPAGKHKYNRGTMPVEESVSTELVERAQLLRVMLASASVAEHICDEMDRCFPVLKLLLKEKKPVNDILDMFPHLCSYEGLVIRQMFERLYPNRTEGLKIEDVFSQCLSYSPSRFSRVEDDHIRGCLRIISHMPIRGQKRTLVGCPTVGEEHSASIRWIGVNAI, encoded by the exons ATGCGCAGGTATCCTTCTGTTGATCAACAGCATGCGGCAGCTGTTCAAATCGTAAAATTATTTCCACAACTTAGTAATACGCGAGTCACACCAACTGCTCCTGATGAG TCATTTTTCTTTTGGCGCAACGGAGGCAAGGAAAAGGGTGCTCATACTGGCATGATATTTCATCGCATCCGGAATGTCATCAAACAGCTACCTGCAGGAAAACATAAATATAATCGAGGAACTATGCCTGTAGAAGAGTCCGTTTCAACTGAACTTGTAGAGCGGGCTCAATTGCTCCGAGTAATGCTTGCATCGGCATCAGTAGCAGaacatatttgtgatgaaatggaccGATGCTTTCCAGTCCTCAAACTGttattaaaagaaaagaaacccgTTAATGATATCTTGGATATGTTTCCACACCTGTGTTCATATGAAGGATTGGTG ATTCGTCAAATGTTTGAGAGATTGTATCCTAACAGAACAGAAGGTCTCAAAATCGAGGATGTCTTCTCTCAGTGTCTATCTTATTCACCCTCCAGATTCTCTAGAGTAGAAGATG ATCACATTCGAGGATGCTTGAGAATAATTTCTCATATGCCAATTCGCGGACAAAAAAGAACGCTGGTAGGCTGTCCAACTGTAGGCGAAGAACATTCGGcttcaattcgttggattggGGTAAATGCAATATAA